The genomic window CCTGCTCACCGTCAGCCTGTGAGAGCCACGTCTGAGACAGATCATGTGGGCATCTCCTCCCGAGACTCAGTGTGCTCAGCATAGGTGGAGGGGTATGAAAGACAACCAGCCGGCTGTCCTGATGGTCTTCTGAGACCTCGTAGGAAGGTGGACAGCCctaaagagatgggagaaaagtGTACAAATGGCAGCTCCCTGCCTCTGGGGATCCGGACATGAGTTTATTTCCTGCAGGCAAACAGTAAGAGACACTGCTTTGTGGTAGGTCAGATGAACTTGTAGGCATGGCAACAATCATTGTCCTATTctagggaaactgagacaggaaacagagtcactgaGTCAGGGTCACACAGGCCATGGGTGGCACAAGCTATCTGTCcagagccacatctccagcctcccCACCATTGAGACTCTATTAGGTACCCCTGAGTCTTATGGATCATTTCCTAGACTTGGGCTTCTTTTAGGGATCCCTGATTCATGTCAGTCAACATCAAACTCCTGACAAGAATGGCCCATTTGAAGCCCAGCCTGACCTGAATACTAACCAGATTTGGATTGGTGTGAGATCTCTGACAGGCTCTCAGGTTCTCAGGGAAGCTCAATGTGAAGACCAATCATGACCTATCTGTAGGAAAGCTCTGAGCAGCAAAGGCTTGGAGGGCGCTGGTCCTCACTGAGCAGTGGAGGTCAGGGCAGCTGGATGGATGCACACATTGTGTCCCAAGACATGCAATGTGTCAGTGAGGACCAGGAGATAACATGAGGTCTCTGATTCCAAGTCTTGAGTCTGTCCATCACCACACACTGCAGCTCAATTCCCTCCTGGGAAAGCCCTTGCTTCTCCCATACACAACACAGGAGACCCCATTGTCTCTGAGTGCTCAGCTACTCCATCTGCCTGTAATTTGCTTCTTGCCTGATTCTTTGAGGATCTGGGTTTGTGGGGAGATAGGAGACAATCTCTGTTGAAAGAGGCCCATGCAAGAATCAGAGCCACCACACAAGGCAACCTTCTCTCTGTTGTCCGCACACACAGCACGGCTACCCAAGCCCAGCATCATAAGCGACAATTACATTCCCATGGAGGGTGAGGACTCAGTAACATTAAGATGTGAGCCTGAGACTGAGAATACAAGCTACCTGTGGAGCAGAAATGGCCAAAGCCTCTCAGAAGGTGACAGGCTGAAGCTGTCTGAGGGCAACAGGACTCTCACTTTACTCAGTGTTGTGAGGAATGACACAGGAGCCTATGAGTGTGAAACCCGGAAACCAGTGAGCACCTCCCGAAGTGACCCATTCACTCTGAACATTATCTGTGAGTATTGTCTGCTTCACCCTGGCTACATCTTTCTATACAAAGGGTTAGAGCTAGGAAACTCAGTCCCCTTGGGTTGGTGACACAGACCCACCACACAGATACCTAGGCTGGCCAGGCTTCCTGGCCCAGCACAAGAACATGCAGCCAGGCCCAGCATTGAGCTGGAATGGGTTTGAGGCTCAGGGTGATGGAGACAGGGGACAGGGCACACCCGAGTGTGCAGTGGGGATGATGGTGTGTGGTGCTTGAGATGGATCAGGGCTTGTGACTGCTGCATGAATACTCTTCTATTGATCTGCACCTCAGCTCTGGTTATAGCACAGCTCAGAGAGATACTATGTTCTTCTGCAGACCAAGATTCCCGTTCGCTCTGCTGACATCACATGTGTCTTTATTCTGTTTGCTCCAGATGGTCCAGACATCCCGATCATATCCCCCTCAAATACTTATTTTCGTTCAAGGACAAACCTCAGTCTTTCCTGCCATTCAGCTGCTTACCCACCCGCACTGTATGCTTGGTTTGTCAATGGAGAGCTAGTGTCATCCTCCCAAGAGCTCTTTATCCCCAACATCACTACTGATGATAGTGGAACCTATACCTGCTTCGTCTATAAATCTATCACTCGCCTCAATAGGACCACAGTCAAGAACATTAAAGTCCTTGGTAAGTGGATCTCTAAAATATCAGCGACAGGTTTGTAGTGGAGTCTTTTGGCTTTCTGGTAAGATGCAGCAGAATTTAATTTCCAGCCCATGTCTATGGGAACAAGCAAAACTCTACTGTCTCCTGAGCATCCTGCTCCATCCCTATGCTGATCTTCTCAGGATGCTCTGACTTCTCCTGGCTGATAGGGTTGGAGCTTGGAGTGTGAGGAGGAGCTTCTCCCAGCCTTGGAATCCTCAGGTTGTGGGAGGGACTTCCTAGGGGAGGGAGAGCCTTAAGGTCAAGATTTCTTTCTGTCACTAACACagcctttctgtttcctccattttcttcttatgACCTCCACAACTTAGAGGAACATTGAGGGCTTTACTATCTTCACTTCTTTTTCCCTAATGTGAGAAGAAAACTCCCTCCCTACAAATGGGGACCAGCAGTTCAGAGCTCTGCTCCCAGCTCTGCTCCTGTCTCAGGGGTGACTGGCTGAGCTccatgggaggggaagagagggtggaGAAGGCACCTGGGACCCTAGTTCTGAGTCAGGGTGAACCATGTCACTGACGACTTGATGATGCTCTTTCTCTTACTCTTCTCAAGGATTATAAACAAAAGtatgaacttcccacagggcagggaaccctgactgctcttaggactggagaggcaggggagggggagtgggaagagtaggagggaaatgggaggaggcgaaaaattttaatgaacaaataaataaactaaaaaaaaaaatccaaaaacaaatgCCGGCCAAGTGTGCTGGTTTGTGCCTTTAAGGGCAGCActaaggagggagaggcagggagatagTGTGAGTTTGAgccaagtctggtctacagggcaaggtcTAGGCTAGCCAGAACTGTACAGTgtgaccctgtctgaaaaacaaaaaagcaaaatcaaaatgtaaaacaggTATGGCAGATTAGAGTGGCAGACTGTGGTCAACTCAGTGGTCATTCACGTCTTCTCTGTGgtatttaatccatctccatgtAGCAGGACATAAATTTCTCTTCAAACAGAAATTCTTTACTTTGGGATTTCTCCAAGTCCTGAATTCTAGGAGTAAACACCTTTAAGATTAGCTGGGCTATCCTAACCCcataacaaataaattatttaataaaaaaacccTAGAAAGCTATTTTCTAATGCAGGGACCTGACTGTTCACACTCACAGAAAGTGTGTGCAAGAATTTGCACAAAAATCAATGGAAAAACATTCTCCCCATTTCTGGGTCCATGGGGGTCAAGCAACGATTGCAGACAAACCCCCAAAGTCCATTacaccagaagcaaactttattccaggaaaaaaaattaaaaaataaaaaaataaatttccaagGGCACAAAATGTTTATCAGAGAAGgacttgtaaggctgtggcaaaacGCAGTTTCCAAACTCTCCCTTTATATAGCAAGAAGCAACAAGCATtaggaaagaacaaaggaatttttacaatcttgaggtaaaactcagatacaaattctttttttaaccttgctTTTCAGTTAAACTGGTGTTAGTGTTTagtccatcctctctctctggcACTGGCTGATGGTGTTCACCAAAGCTCTGCACTCCTCTGACACTGCCCGTTTCACATAGCAGGCGAGGAATGGGAAAACACACAACCAAAAAGTTACATACATGCTATCATTAAAGGTTAACACAGCTCACTTCATTTGCTGGTCCTGAGTGGCCAGGGGTCACGAAGGCTGAACTTCAGCTTACAGAGGTCCCTCAGTTTGAAGAGGGTCACTTCAGTCTTGCAGATAGAGCTATGGATTCTACAGCAAAGTGACCAATGTTAACAGTTAATTCTTAAGGTGCTGAGAAAGCTGTTGTCAGCCTGCTATCATTCTCCTAGgattacaactttatatttccttatttctacattcttatttctggaacctacatttctatattcttattgtTGGACTCTTCACCAATCCCCCTCAGGGTCTCTGGACACGTGGGGTGAGTAGCCTCCTAGTGTGGAATCTACACGTATACCCTGAGTCCGGGGTCACTATAGGTGATCTGGGTAGAGTAAGATTCTGCTCTTTCCTGAGAGACCATATCTTACACCAAACATGAGATCTTGTGTCTTCATTCTGTGGGCCCTGTGAGCTGGCTGAGATCTCTGAGGGTAAACGACTCTCACTTGGTCCCCTCCACTGTTTATCCACAGAGCCAGTGACTACACCCTCCATCAGAGCCACCAAATCTGAAGTCAAAGAACGAGACTCTGTGCACCTGACCTGTGACTTCAACTCCAGTGACTCTACAATTGCCTTCCGCTGGTTCCACAATGGCAAGGGAATGGAATTCACAGACAGGGTATTCTTAATTCAAGGCAGAATCCTCTCCATAGCGCACGCCAGGAAGGAGGATTCTGGAGTGTATCAGTGTGAGATATACAATGCACTCAGTTCCAAGAGGAGTGACCCGTTCCAGTTGAACATAAGACGTGAGcgacctcccctcccttcttacttcatagtgttgggggtggggcaatTTTTTATCAGCAGTGTGCAAAATGTGTAAAATTCACCAGGAGAAAAACATGGCTCAAGATACAAACACAGCCAGCTTGGTGGTGGATGCATGTTAATCTCATGATAAAATAACGCGTAAGCTGAGCAtagtgctgcatgcctttaatcccagtcagcACACCAGAGCTAGAGACAGGTGATTGTCTATGAGTTCCCAACCTCCCTGGTCTTTGATTAGCAGCACCAGCCACTATATGGTGAAGACTGACGTTCCCACTTTGTCAGGGTGACTCTGCAAGTAAAACCCAGATTGGGGCCATTGAGCAACATCATGACATATGACCCTGAGGAATCCACAAGTAAACCCCAGGCTCTGGGACACTAATTTTCCCACAGGTATCTGAGCCTGTTTCAGGCAGTGGGCTTTAAACCAAAATCAAATTATTCTTCCTCACAAAGTCCTTGGCAGGAATACAGAGGAGCAAGGACATCTAGAAGGTGGGGTTGGGACTGACAAGCACTTCAGAagaaacagagctgggaaggCCAGAAAATGAGCGCTTGGAGCATTTagagatggaggtcagagaagacatGCCTACACTCACCAAAGATTCTGAGTGTGAACAGGGATCTGAGGAAGTGAGGGGTGCTCTGTGCAGACAcctgagaaaacattttaattcaatGGAAAGCTTCAGGGGTACTGAGGAATGGGGATGATGCTGCTGACCTCCTCCcaatatgacacacacacacacacacacacacacacacacacacacacacactcagatttCAATTTCTACGAAATGCAAAGGTCCTAAtaatgatggattttttttctcttagcttTTGTTGTTATCTACTGGAGCTCATCCACCATGCCCGAAATTACTGTGGAGGCAGTTCCACCCCACGTTGATAAAGGGAAGAGTGTTGTTCTACTTGTCCATGATATGCCAGAGAAAGTCCATACCTTTTTCTGGTACAAGGGAGAACATATGGTTGAGAAGAATGAAATTGCACGATTTCTGAAATCCAATAGAAGTATTAAAACAGGGCCCGCATACagtggcagagagaaaatatatgaaaatggaTCTCTAGTCTTCCAGAATGTCACTAAGAATGATGAAGGAACCTATAGGCTACATATAATAACAGCAAACTTTGATATTAGTGAACTTGTGCACGTCCATGTGAACCCTAAGTAATTCTCTGTAACTGCTGGTGGAGGAAGCCATTCTGTCACCCCTGGGAATGACACATACATGTTTTGCAAATGGAGCTCTTTAGAGTCAAGGCCCTTTGAAGAATCCCATCCATTTGTCAAAGACCTTCAGAAACAATACTTCAGACGTCTGCGCTAATCCCAGGGGTGCATGGGCTTCAGGCCTCTGTAACTTCCACTGTGTTTATTCTTAGAGTGATTCTTAGTTCTGCTTTGTTAGTTGTGATTGTGCCTGAGTTTACTGGGAATTAAAGATTttgcagaaaaattaaatttctctgaTGTGTTACAGAAACCAGTTTCTCCTCTTGCCCCTGGCTGCCTTTGCAGTCATCCTGATTGAACAGGAGGAGCTCACTAAGGGTAATTAGATTTCAGTTCCAAAAGAGATCAATATCCTACAAAGAACTTAGAACATGGTTTCTTAGGGGATAACATTAAAAAGTTACatgaacataaaatgaaaaaaatataggaCACAAAATGTCAGGTATTTCTTTGGGCCAGGATGTGAACACTCAGATATTCTTCCAATATCAACTTATCGATAAAGGAATCTAAAACTCCCAGTTACCTTAAGAGAAAAGTACACGTAGGAGTTGTCAGGAAGAATAGGAATTTTGTCCAGCAGTTAAAGCATTAGGTATTAATCATTACTATTTTCAGAAGTTATAAAGGTTTGAATTAAAACGTTAGTCCATATaaaggtgatacacagattacttaGAAACTGGCATACACCTGAAAATGATATCCTAGGTGTGACAATACACTCAGCTGGTGACAAAGATATGAAAGTATAACATTGTAAAGAGCTAGTCACAGGGCTTAAGTCTCTTAGTTTATAATCAGATGTTTACTCCCAGCTAGGGCACAGTATGAATAAGATGTGCCTGGCCNNNNNNNNNNNNNNNNNNNNNNNNNNNNNNNNNNNNNNNNNNNNNNNNNNNNNNNNNNNNNNNNNNNNNNNNNNNNNNNNNNNNNNNNNNNNNNNNNNNNNNNNNNNNNNNNNNNNNNNNNNNNNNNNNNNNNNNNNNNNNNNNNNNNNNNNNNNNNNNNNNNNNNNNNNNNNNNNNNNNNNNNNNNNNNNNNNNNNNNNNNNNNNNNNNNNNNNNNNNNNNNNNNNNNNNNNNNNNNNNNNNNNNNNNNNNNNNNNNNNNNNNNNNNNNGGACTCTGGCACCCATGGTCATGGGTGGAGTTATTTCTACTTCATGTAGGATAGTCAGTCCTGATGACTCTGTGTTATGGTCACTACATTGTGGTTCAAACATTTAGTAAAGGACACAGAGTGGAGGAAACAGCAATAAACCAGAATCCCTCAATTGAATCCACCCTCTGAGAGAGGGGGTGTGGTAATTCAGCTCAGGCATGTCAGACTCTGCCCAGGTTCTGTCTTAGAACATGGCCCTGAAAAAGACCCTTCAGGTCTCAGTAGGGCCTGGCTGACGAAACCATGAGATTTTCACAGAGACATGAAATCCTAAGCTTTGCCCAGACCTCCATTCCAGACCTGACCAGGAATCTTAAGAAGCTTATAGGCTAGGTTGAAATTTACCTCCTGTTGGAGCTGACAATGGACAATGATTGATTGTAGGCTGGTAGCCTGCTGACCCTCAGCCTGTGAGAACCAAGTCTGAAGCAGGTAACCTGGGCATCTCCTCCTGAGACTCAGCATGCACAGCATAGGTGGAGGGATATGAAAGGCAACCAGCCAGCTGTCCTGATGGTCTTCTGAGACCTCGCAGGAGTGTGGAGAGCTctaaagagatgggaggaaatTGTACGAATGACAGCTCCTTGCCTCTGGGGTCCTGACCTGGAATTCTTTCCTGCAGGCAAATAGTAAGAGGTATTGCTTTGTAGAAGGTCAGGCCATTGCTCACATTTAAGGTGAACTTGTAggcatgtgatggaggaaggtcattggttaataaagaaactgccttggcccatttgataggccatcccttaggtgggtggagtagacagaacagaatgcttggaagaagggaagtgaggcagaagctATTCCTCTCCTCTCAAGGACAGTCACAATGGAGCTTTAGTCCAAGATGGAtctaggttagaatctttccagtaagccactaccttgtggtgctacacacattaatagaaatgggtaatcaagatgtgagaattagccagtaagagggtagagctaatgggccaggcagtgtttaaatgagtacaatttgtgtgttgttattttggggcataagctagccaggcgtgcagaagccaggcaggatgaaaagcagactTGCAGCAGCTCCCTCTACAGGCACGGAAAAGGATCATTTACCCTGTGTCCTATTCTAGGGAAACTGAGACtggaaacacagtcactgaatcAGGGTCACATAGGCCATGGGTTGCACAAGCTATCAGGACTGCTTGTttttatgctgtatgaactggacaggTAGGACCCatggagaaatgactgctgaaattgcCTAAAGGTGACACTGcccttcagtgttcctgcttcatgaaagagtatgctagacattctgcaggacacacaaaactgttactgacaaactgtcaatataggctgaactgtctttgaaatttcctgcttcatggaaaagtctggtggatactatgggcctgtggacTGAAGATTAGATGCCCCAGTGATCTCCAGGCAGTGAgttgtctctgttaattctagagtttttgaagttgcttacaatttacttcttgtttacttagataatattatatctttctccagtctttggtggagttgaagaatttataattttctttatttatgataaaagataaagtggataCCAATATTGTCACTGTAATTtgtgcttgatacctgttttgttatatgtaattttactatgttaaagttaaaaccttcctttttatttaaacagaaaaggggaggtgatgtgggattcccctctgtatcttgtaaataccattaatgaataaagaaattgctttagaCCTATAACTGGTTAGAACTtcgctaggtggggaaaactaaactgaatgctaggaggaagaaggccgagaaagagagaagccattgagccctgccagagacagatgctagaacctTGCTgctaggccatgagcctcatggtaaatataaaataataaaaatggattaaatcaagatgtaaaagGTAGGCATTAAAAAGTTAGAACTAGCTATTTAGGACAGCGAGGgcctgaggaaacaagctccactcga from Microtus ochrogaster isolate Prairie Vole_2 unplaced genomic scaffold, MicOch1.0 UNK256, whole genome shotgun sequence includes these protein-coding regions:
- the LOC101998219 gene encoding carcinoembryonic antigen-related cell adhesion molecule 8-like, coding for MELSSAPLHKGQLPWRGLLLAASLLIYWSSPTTAQVTVEAVPPHVAEGANVLLSVYNLPETPQVFYWHKGENPDNSNEITRFITSANVTTTGPAYSGRETIYPNGSLLFQNVTQKDTGAYMLQMLMQSYDTMKLSVQFHVQPRLPKPSIISDNYIPMEGEDSVTLRCEPETENTSYLWSRNGQSLSEGDRLKLSEGNRTLTLLSVVRNDTGAYECETRKPVSTSRSDPFTLNIIYGPDIPIISPSNTYFRSRTNLSLSCHSAAYPPALYAWFVNGELVSSSQELFIPNITTDDSGTYTCFVYKSITRLNRTTVKNIKVLEPVTTPSIRATKSEVKERDSVHLTCDFNSSDSTIAFRWFHNGKGMEFTDRVFLIQGRILSIAHARKEDSGVYQCEIYNALSSKRSDPFQLNIRPFVVIYWSSSTMPEITVEAVPPHVDKGKSVVLLVHDMPEKVHTFFWYKGEHMVEKNEIARFLKSNRSIKTGPAYSGREKIYENGSLVFQNVTKNDEGTYRLHIITANFDISELVHVHVNPK